The window GCAGATCGACCTGCGCGAGATCACCGAAGCGCGCGAAGTGTTCCTGGCCGAACTTGGCGGAGTCTGCCAGGAGCACGACCCGCCGGGCGGCAGAGATCATGGCGCGCTTGACGGCGGCCTCGGCCAGGTCCGGCGTGGTCAGGCCTCCCTTCGGCGAGAAGCCGTTGGTGGCGAGGAAGACGACATCGGCGTTGATCTCGCTGTAGGCGTTCAACGCCCAGGCGTCGACGGCGGCGCGGGTACGGTGCCGGACACGGCCGCCGACAAGGTGCAGCGCGATGCCAGGGTGGTCGGCGAGCCGGGCGGCGACCGGCAACGCATGGGTGACCACGGTGAGGTGGGCGTCGAGCGGGATGACCGCGGCCAGCCGAACGGCCGTGCTCCCCGCGTCGATGATCACGCTGCCGTCGGAGGGGAGCTCACCGAGCGCGGCGGCCGCGATGCGCTCCTTCTCATCGATGGCCACCGCATCGCGCTCGGCGAGATCGGGCTCGAAGTCGAGCCGCCCGGCCGGAATCGCACCGCCATGGACGCGCCGCAGCAGTCCGGCCCGATCCAGCGTCTTCAGATCACGCCGCACGGTCTCGGCAGTGACCTGGAACTCCTCGGCCAGGGACAGCACATCGACCCGGCCGCTCTCGCGGGCCAGGCGCAGGATTGCTTGCTGCCGCTCCGGTGCATACATGTTGTTTTGGATCCGTTCCATGCCCGACTGTGTGGATTCGCGGTCACGTTACGCCCATAGTTCGACGATGTAAACAGACTCGGGCATGTGTGGGCACGAACGGGCAGGGGGCGGTCCCGGGTGCGGTACGAGCACCCGGGCCCGAAGGAGAACACACCATCGACGCCGATGCCCGGCGGGCATGCGGCTGGGCCTCCGCGATCGCGACGGTGCCGCGGTGGGTGACGGCGGTACAGCCCAGCCGCTCGGCCTCGGGCGGGATGAGCTCGGGCGGCGGGGCTACGGGCGCCAGGTGCGCAGCAGTTCGGCGATGCGGCCGGCGGTACAGCGGGGGTCGTACAGCTCGCGGGCCAGGCCGGCCAGCTGCTCGCGCGCGGGGTCGACAGGTATGCCGCTGGCGTTCAGGTACATCACGGCTACGGCGCAGGCGGCGGTGAGGTTGGAGCGCTCCAGCCAGCGGCAACAGCCGAGGGTGTGAACCAGAGCGGCGGCACGGGCGTAGGGCCCGCCGTACACCGGCTGTTCGAGCAGTTCGGCACGGTGGCGAGAGACGGCCGCAATCGGGACGCCGAGGTCATCGGGTGCGGGATCGCGATGACCGGCCCGTTCGGCGACTTCCAGGATCCAGGACAGGTCGACATGCAGCGACATGCTCACGCAGCGGCGCCCCGGGGGCTCGGGGCGGCGGCGTACTGCGCGTCGAGGTCGGCTTCCAGGTCGGCGAGGAAGTCGCCGTGGTGGTCGATGAGGCGCTGGGCCGCAGCCATGCCCGCCGCGCGGGCACCACTGGTGTCCTCGGCGATGAGGCGCTCCACGTAGCGGTTGAAGTCCAGCCCACGTGCGGCCGCGGCATCCTTGCCGGCGGCGAGCACATCCGGCTCCAGCCGCAGCTGTGTCTGCTTCTTCGAGCTGCTCATACGGCCAAGGTAGCAGGGTGGTAGCAGAAGAGTGCGACGTTCGGGGAATCAGCGTCCCCAGCCGCACGCCGGAGCCTCCTGCGAGTACCCGGCGACCGTCTTGTAGCGACGGATCGAGCCCCTGTCGGCGGGGCCGATTTGCGCGCGACGGATTCCCTTGTGCGGGTTCGCGATCGACCACGCCTCGCACCCAGCCGTCATCCTCGTCGCCGACACAACCGAACTGGTCCAGCAACTCACCCTGGACAGCAGGGAATTCATACCCCATATGACACCGTCCGCCTACGGGTGCCGGACGGCTCGCCGCTCGGCCTTCGCGGCCCCTTGACCTCAACTCGCAATAGGTCCTACATTTTCGACATGTTCTTAAGTGTGTTCTCGATTCATGAATGTGAACCACTCTCTCTTGAGCGCGCTCCCGTCCCCGAGCGGGTGGATGCGGCGGCACCCACCATCGACACGCACTGGCCGTGGAAGACCAAGGACCTCCATCAGCCCGCGGCCCAGTCGTTCGCGGACGGATCGGTGCAGGTCCCCAAGGGGCCGGGGCTGGGCGTGGAACTCGACCGTGACGCACTGGCCCGGCTGCACAAGCATGTGAGTTTTCCGGACAGAAGGGAACCAGCGCCTCATGCGTAAGGAAGGCGTTCACAGCGACGTCACCGTCGTGGGCGGCGGCCTGGCCGGAGTGTGTGCCGCGATCGCTGTCGCCCGGCTGGGCCGTACCGTCGCGCTGGTACACAACCGACCGGTGCTGGGTGGCAATTCGAGCAGCGAGGTGCGGGTGTGGGTATGCGGGGCGACTGCCCACGGGGTGCACCGCTGGGCCCGCGAGACCGGCATCATGGGTGAGCTGTACCTGGAGAATCAGTACCGGAATCCGGAGGGCAATCCCTATTACTGGGACCAGGTCGTGCTGGACGCCGTGCTCGCCGAGTCGAATCTGCGGCTCTTCCTCAACACGGATGTCCGTGACATCACCGCGGAACACGGGAAGCGGATCGAGTCGGTCACCGGTTGGACCATGGGCGCCGAGAGGCTGACCACGTTCACTTCTCCGGTCTTCGTAGACTGTACCGGCGACGGCTTGATCGGCCATCTCGCGGGAGCCGACCATCGCATCGGACGCGAGTCCCGCGCGGAGCACGGCGAGGAGTGGGCGCCGCCGGAGCCCGACCGGCAACTGCTCGGCAGCACCATCCTGTTCTATACGAAGAACGCCGGACACCCGGTGAAGTACGTGCCTCCGTCCTTCGCCAAGAACATCCTGGACACGCCCATTCCCGAGCACCGGTTGATCCGTACCGGCGACAACGGCTGCGACTACTGGTGGGTGGAATGGGGCGGCCGACTCGACACGGTCGACGACAACGAGCGCATCCGCGACGAGCTGTGGTCCGTCATCCACGGTATCTGGGACCACATCAAGAACAGCGGCAGATTCGATGCCGGCAATCTCACTCTGGAGTGGGTCGGAGCCATCCCCGGCAAGCGTGAGTACCGGCGCTTCCTCGGCGATCACGTGCTGACCCAGACCGAGGTGATGGCCCAGAATCCTTTCGACGACAGGATCGCGTTCGGCGGCTGGTCGGTGGACCTGCATCCGGTCGAGGGCATGTACGCCGAGGAACCCGGTGCCCGTCAGCGCTACTCCGACGGCGTCTACCACATCCCCTTCCGCAGCATCTATTCACGGAACGTCGGCAACCTCCTCTTCGCCGGGCGCAATATCTCCGCCACCCACATCGCGTTCGGTTCCACCCGGGTCATGGCCACCTGCGCCACCATCGGGGAGGCCGCGGGCACAGGCGCGGCTCTGTGTGCCGCGCTCGGCGTGACACCCCGCGAGCTGCACGGCGGACAGCTCACGCTCCTTCAGCAGACCCTGCTCCGGCAGGACGCCTCGCTGATGGGCGTGCGGAACACCGACCCGGACGACCTGGCCCGTGCGGCACGCGCCTGCGCCTCCAGCACGCTCACCCGGCTCGTCGTGGAGCCGGGGCCCGACACGACCACCACGCCGTTGCCGCTGGACCGTGACCTGGCCTTCGTGCTCCCCGTCGATCCGCGGCTGGACGACGTGGAACTGCTCGTCGACGTGCGCACCGGCACCGAGTTGACCATCGAGCTCTGGGACACACTGCGCGGCGAGAACGCCGTACCTGCCCGACATCTGATCTCCCGCACGGTGCCCGTCCCTGAGGGTAAGGAGCAGTGGGTGTCCGCCCATCTGCCCTGGCAACCGG is drawn from Streptomyces sp. NBC_01717 and contains these coding sequences:
- a CDS encoding DeoR/GlpR family DNA-binding transcription regulator; the encoded protein is MYAPERQQAILRLARESGRVDVLSLAEEFQVTAETVRRDLKTLDRAGLLRRVHGGAIPAGRLDFEPDLAERDAVAIDEKERIAAAALGELPSDGSVIIDAGSTAVRLAAVIPLDAHLTVVTHALPVAARLADHPGIALHLVGGRVRHRTRAAVDAWALNAYSEINADVVFLATNGFSPKGGLTTPDLAEAAVKRAMISAARRVVLLADSAKFGQEHFARFGDLAQVDLLITDTGLGSDDALAVEGQGTEVVRA
- a CDS encoding FAD-dependent oxidoreductase, with translation MRKEGVHSDVTVVGGGLAGVCAAIAVARLGRTVALVHNRPVLGGNSSSEVRVWVCGATAHGVHRWARETGIMGELYLENQYRNPEGNPYYWDQVVLDAVLAESNLRLFLNTDVRDITAEHGKRIESVTGWTMGAERLTTFTSPVFVDCTGDGLIGHLAGADHRIGRESRAEHGEEWAPPEPDRQLLGSTILFYTKNAGHPVKYVPPSFAKNILDTPIPEHRLIRTGDNGCDYWWVEWGGRLDTVDDNERIRDELWSVIHGIWDHIKNSGRFDAGNLTLEWVGAIPGKREYRRFLGDHVLTQTEVMAQNPFDDRIAFGGWSVDLHPVEGMYAEEPGARQRYSDGVYHIPFRSIYSRNVGNLLFAGRNISATHIAFGSTRVMATCATIGEAAGTGAALCAALGVTPRELHGGQLTLLQQTLLRQDASLMGVRNTDPDDLARAARACASSTLTRLVVEPGPDTTTTPLPLDRDLAFVLPVDPRLDDVELLVDVRTGTELTIELWDTLRGENAVPARHLISRTVPVPEGKEQWVSAHLPWQPDEPRNAVVIVRADPRAHLHLVDERRTGVLCLARKRVGESGVDHDIPEESDQAVAEWVARGLRRRSFCFRAGPTRAYAPDKTVGGYQRPFGGPQMWHAGERGEAWLRLDWDAPVEISAVHLVFDDDVDEYLNNLHRHRTEFEVMPELVRDYRIETLADDGGWTPVAGETGNRRRHRIHRFAPSRTTALRVVVEATNGAPEARIVALRAYA
- a CDS encoding fic family toxin-antitoxin system, toxin component → MSLHVDLSWILEVAERAGHRDPAPDDLGVPIAAVSRHRAELLEQPVYGGPYARAAALVHTLGCCRWLERSNLTAACAVAVMYLNASGIPVDPAREQLAGLARELYDPRCTAGRIAELLRTWRP